CTCCagaatacagagagagagatcaaCACGAGgcttctcctcttcatcactgaCATTATTACAAGTTTTCTGACATTATGCTAATTACTACTCATCTACTTTTTCAGGGGAGTCAGACTTTCTTTCCTACTGGGGTGAATCTTGACAATCACCATGAGACAAACTATAGATgaaggtgacacacacacacacacacacacacacacacacacacacacacacacacacacacacacacacacacacacttaaattcAGTTTTAATCCTCAGTCAGGACATCTGTTTTGTCCTCATACATAGCTGAAACGACATGTCGTTGCCATCCCTCACTGCAGTATGATAAATAAAGACAACCAAATAAAAGCAGTGATGAAAGCAGAGGTAGCAGCCATCACAacgcactgtgtgtgtgtgtgtgtgtgtgtgtgtgtgtgtgtgtgtgtgtgtgtgtgtgtgtgtgtgtgtgtgtgtgggtgtgtgtgtgtgtgtgtgtgtgtgtgtgtgtgtgtgtgtgtgtgtgtgtgtgtgtgtgtgtgtgtgtatgtgtgtgtgtgtgtgtgtgtgtgtgtgtgtatgtgtgtgtgtgtgtgtgtgtatgtgtgtgtgtgtgtgtgtgtgtgtgtgtgtgtgtgtgtgtgtgtgtgtgtgtgcaggtgtcaGAGAGGTGCTGTCCTGTGTGGTGGAGGACGTCGGTCATGCGGTCACCAGGAACGTTGACGGTGCTCAGCTCCTTCACGAGCTCCTGAACGCACCTTGGCTGCGCGCTCTGCTGCAGgtatgcacccccccccccagcatttcagcacttcctgccccctggtctggaggtcaatggttttctgaatgtgtttttggtggttATCCTGAAAAAACGCTTTCTgacatcatttcctgttttctgcAGATTTACGAGTGCCTGTTGGATTTCGAGATGGCGACACCCACACCCCTCCTGCCTTATGCTTCAGGACTGTCACATgaggtctacacacacacacacacacacacacacacacacacacacacacacacacacacacacacacacacacacagctcctacTGGTTAAGGCAAGTTAGATTGAAGACATTGATACTTTTAGGATCTATTTTATGTGCACATTGTTATGTAAAAGAGGCATTTTCTATAATAGATGTTACCTACCAAttattttgagattttaaagTACTTCAGAATAAAATTGCTTTATCAAATCCTCCTTCCCATGTTTTAACACTTTTGTAAGACAAGCATTTTGAAAATTCCCAGTGATTTTAACCTTTGAagagcatttacatgcacaaaaacttatGGAGCACAGTGCAGAgagagggaacaccacagaagaagaatagaACCACATTTAAACACTAAGACACTCTGTCTGTCCATCAGATCGTGTCTGCAGTACAGGTAATCCAACACCCGTCAGCTGAAGCCAGAGAGTTGCACCACCTGCTCAGCACGCCTCACATCCAGGTGTGTATCCCTCCCGGCCGAGCTCCTGCTCTATCAGAACACCTGTCACCTCAAAGGTTCAAAGGGCTTTATCATCATAGCAGCTTCGGTGTAGATATCCGAAGTCCCCGTCAACAAAGGCATGTACGTGTTTGTCCTCCAGGCGTTGCTCTCCTCCCACGACAGTGTGGCGCAGTCAGACTTCGGGCCGGTGTTGCCGCCACTTCCTGACGACATGCCGGAGGACGAAGAGGCCATGAGGATCGTCTGTCTGGTGAAGAACAACCAGCCGCTGGTGAGAGAGGAGATTTACGCTGCTTCTGATATCTAGTTTTTTAGTAGAGCAAGCTGTTTGTAGTTTGTGTGACCATAGCATCTAAGTTGCAGTGATATTTTCTAATGTTAGCTTTGGTTTGTAGGTAAGTGAACATATCCTGGTGTGTACCTTCATTTACTTTGATCATGAATGTATTAATATGTCCAAGGGTTGAAAGGGTCGCTGATCTATAACTGGTGATAGTGAAGATGATTTTAAGCTAGAAGAACAGACGTCTCCTTCATCTTTCTGTCCTCTAAGAACGCCGCTCAGCGCAGAGGAAGTGTAGACGCAGTCGGACTGATTCGCAGTCCATGGAGCAGCCTCCGGCGCTCCACGCTGGACCGCCTTGTCCCAGGGAGGAGGGCGTGGTCGGGGGAGGAGCTCAGAGCGATGGAGAGTGAAGCTCGGCCGCTGCCCCTACCACGGGGGGGCCGCTCACAGCCCTTTCTGCCCCGCTACGAGTCCACAGGAAGCTGCAGATTGTGTCCGCAAACATCAGCGCTCCGGAAGAAAGGGCTCAACCAATCAGCGCCCTCCGTCTTCAGCCCCACCCCCAGCTCTggtaagaggaggaggacattACGATTacccatcatccatccattgCTTTATTCATTCAGCCATCCATTTCTTGCACAATCTATCAAGACTCCACAGAAGGAGACGGAGCTGGACAAACTGGCTGTTATATTTCTCAGGAATCACACTGAGAGGTAACAGAGGTCTTAATACTTTGGAGGAATTTCGCAAAAGGattgcacaaaaacaaagagagcgATTCTTATGGGACACACAGTGGGCCCAACACAGTCCTAGCTACACTTCCAAGCCTTTATCGTCTTGGTGTTCCTTTTGTTATCTAAGGATTCACTACTGCCTAATAGGTAATAATAGAGTAAATCATCTGAGCCAtgcatccctccatccatcccttcaCTTCTCTTGTTGGGAAGTCCATCTTTCTGTTCATCATCGAGGAATCCTTCTTATCATTCTCACGGTCCTTAAAAAATCTTTCCTCTCACCACCTTTTGCTCTGTCCTGCTCTGCTGTTCTCTTCCGACGATGTGTGTTGTTACTTTTCTGTTACTTTCTTGTCTTCAATCGCCTGGAGGTTCTTTTCCAGATCAACCCAAACACAACGGGGGAGAAGGAGCCTCTCCGGGAGGGAGCAGTGACGACTACGCCCATCCTCCACCTCCAGTCCCAGCTTACAGCCTCCCCAACTCGCCCGTCTTATACAAAAAAGTTTCAACAGGGGGTCAGTCGAGGAACATCGCTACGCCCAGCAGAAGCCCTGGAAAGAACCCTCTCAGAGCCCACACCGCCCCTTCTAGTCCTGTGCTAAATCGGAACCAGGTCGTTAGCACCCTCCCCAGCTCTGGTATACAACATGGCTACCAAACTAGATCTGGTAAACCCCAACATGATCCTCAAAGACGTCCCCAATACTCTATTGCGCCTCGTCACAATGGGCAACCCAAAGTCCTTCCCCGCCCTGATCTCACCAAGCGGTGCAGCGTGGACGAGCTCCGGTCCACCGTGCAGACCGTGGCCGGCAGCATTGAGGGCGGCACGCAGGACGTCCGCCATCTGGGCCACAAGATGGTGGCGGCGACGGAGATGATCACCGACAGCGTGGAGGAGAACGCCCAGGCGCTCAACCTGCTGGCGGAGGTGGTAGACAAGCTGCAGGGGCTGATCGTGGCGAGCAAACAGCCCGACTTGCCGATCGAATGCAGACGCAAACAGCCTCCTCCACAACCGCCTCCCAGGGTGTCATCAATTTCTCCCAGAGTGGTGCGCAAGCCTCCAACACCATACCCACGCCCCctctcgtcttcctcctcctgttccacATCGTCTTCGGCCAGTTCCTGTGCAGACGGCTTTGCAACATCGAGGATCTCAAGGGGAAGCAATGGAGAAAGGAGGGCGGTGGTGACGTTTGTTGCCGCCCACAGGGCAGGGGGCAGTAATGGACATTTGGTTTGTAGAGCCTCTCTGGAGGACCAACAGGAATGTGACACCACAGGATGCTTAAcaaccaagaagaagaaaaataataagtaGGACCAAAAACACACCGCATCCACCCCTTATCTACGGCAGCGTTGAAAACAGACCCTGACTAAAATACCTTTAAATGTAGATCTATATACCAACTAGTAACCAAGTTCAACTGTAAACCAGAAGGAGAGAGTCATGAGGAGCTGGATTTATCCACCCAAGAGGAAAAAGTTAGTTTTGAAGGGTACAAAGGAACtacattttctcttcctctcacttcATCCTCGTCGTTTATGTTGTGGTATGTTATTTCTGTCCATATGTTGGTCTAAGACTTACTTATCCTAATTTgcctataaatagtcaaagGAAACACTATCAAATCATACAGGGGTTTAACGGACAGGGGGTAAATGTGGGTGTCATCTGCATACTGTTAATGCAGAGTTGATTTTCTAACTCATTGTGTTTCCAGCTGTTGGAGAGTTTTAATGCATGTGTCATACATATTTAGGGAGCTACAATAGCTGCTTACTAGCATACTACATGAGTATCCCACTAAAATGTCAGAGGAAgggttgcattgtgggtaatgtagtaACAAGGAGTATGTATGTGTTGAATACCAATGATTATATCTGGTTCAGCACACTGTCAGCAGACTTATAGAGCATTTTAAGTTTAGAATGCTAATGTTGGATTAACCATAAACTTCataaaaaacaacttatttttaTACATCATTTTGCTTCAAGAGCTTCAGGAATCAGTAGCGTTTATCCCATCCTCCATTTGAATCCTTCTCATTTTATATTTCCCTATATGTCATCAGAGCTGGTgttcaatgtgttgtttttgtgtcaggGCGCGACGATAAGGAGGGACGAGAAGACGGGAGCCGTTTACATCGCGAGGGTGATTCACGGAGGCCTGGCCGACCGCAGCGGTGAGTTGAACCTGTTTATTAAATAAGCGTTAATTCCCAAACAGTAGCAGAGATAATATGAGGTAttcatttgtgtatgtgtgtcccaGGACTCCTCCACTCTGGGGATCTGCTGGTGGAGGTGAACGGGAACCCTGTCGCGGGTTTGGAGCCGGAGCAGGTCATCCAGATACTGGTGGGTCACCGGAAGAGCAATATATACTGAAGTATTCATCAATAAATCCAGGGTTGGCATTGAAACTTCATTAGATGACAAGAGGACAAGTTAtctgtatttgtatgttgttcCTGCAGATGAATTCCCATGGAACGATCCTGTTTAAAGTCATTCCTGATGCCgctcagagcagcagcagccacaagTCGGTAGGTGCTTTACAAGTTTGAGGTAATTTTTCTCACACAACTCTTTAATAAAGGAGGTTTATTTATAACGCACTTAAAAAATTGCAAGTGAACCTAATAAATCAGAACTCCAACAAAATATTCAGgcagaagaggattagggcaACATATGATCAAAAGTGATATTTTCGATCCGAgcaaaaaggcagattttcttactttgaaaaaagtcagaatttttagGATTTTTTCGCGgatttcagattttatttgttCACTCCTTATAAGAAATTTGACACATTTCTCACAACTTGAATAAAAAAGCTGGGTTCTGACCAAGTCAGAATTTGGCCTTTCTTTCCAGGATTCTGAAAAAATTCCGAtctttgaaattgttttttagaaaaaagtctCTCAGCATTCAGACCAAATCTGGATTCTGAAAAATGGCTGAATTTGGACTTTTCTGTCCAAATTCACTTTATGAGAAAAGTCAGGattttggaaacaaaaacacattcagaaaaccattgatcTCCAGACCGGCTGACAGGAAATGATGAAATGCTCAGTCATGCAGGGttaggacttattcctgcacccCTATATTCTCTCTCAGGTGTTCATGAAGGCGATGGTGGATTACTGCCCCCTGCAGGACGTCTGCAGCCCCTGCCCCGATGCAGGCATGGCGTTCTGCAGAGgggagctgctggaggtggtGGATCAGACCGACGGGAGGTGGTGGCAGGCCAGGAAGctgccctcctcctccgcctgcGCCGGGCTCATCCCGTCCGCTAGCATGCTCCGCAGGTGATTATATAACAGTATTTATATCAATGTAATAATTGCGATTAgtattgcatttaaataaatgaaaaactgcaACTTGTGTAATGTAGGTTTATAGGATAGTCTTAAGTGTGTCTGTTACAACTTATGTGGTTTAACCCACTGTTGTAAATATGGGTGTCATCTGAACAATGTTAAAGAATAGTGGATTTTCTAACCATCTTCTAGACGTGTGTATTTTCACATGTGAAGGAATTCGACTGCACTATATCTTTCCAATGTATTTGCAGCAATGCCTTGATAATATGCTGCTGATCGAGACGGGTTTAATTTGATATGCAGTTAACAAATGTGTCCGAAGTCTTAAAAAGaataaatcagaatcaggtttattctCAGGTCAAGTGTCACTCTTTTGGTATGTGACACAATATATGTATACAAAGTGCAAAACATTTAGTGgctaatttaaagtaaaaactttTCAAGACTCTTCTGAaatgttcctcttcctcctccgggCTGCAGTAAACAGAGGGAGCAGTGGTGGTGTCAGCCCCTTCAGGTGCACACCTGCATCAAACCCTGTGAGTCTTTATGTGTTATCTGTCATCATTTAGAATGGTTTCTTTTAATACTTACAGGAATGAGCCTGCAGGAAACCGTTATAATTTATTGGACAACACCGATCAAGAGACATAATTGTTAGGTAATGGTGTCCGGCACGAGGGGGGACACATTCATTCATATCTAAACGTTGTTTTATCAAGAATAGTGTTATGGATTAAGTAAATGTCAGTTTATGTGAGTTTGATTTAACTTTTGACTTaatttttctacttttattttctgttttgactCTTATGTTCAACTGTcactttatttttgaacatttaccTTTTATTCTCTACcattcaaatgtgttcttaaaACTTCTAATCCTTCAcgttcaaaatgttaaatgtattccCATTGTTTTAGACTTATTCTCAACAGTTTAAATTCATTCTCCACTATGTTTATGTCTTCCTGACATTTTGACTTTGTTCAGAGCGTTATCACGCCGGTGTTTAAGGAGGGGATGTTGAGTAAGAatgactgtctgtctgaacCAGAACTTATCCCTGCTGCACATTAACCTGTTCTCCTGTCCCCAGTGACGCTGGGAGGAAACGCTGGTGAGACagatcataattattattactctCTGTAATATGTTAAAGTGAGAGCTGATGAAACCATGTTAaacatttcttctgttttcatttcagaggACAGTCAAACACCTGCTGATGAAAACTGCCCGGCAACAGGTGAGTCATGATAATCAGTTATTTTCAACATGCAAGGAATATGTTGTTGTATTACTTGTTGCATTTGATTTGCTAAGCTCCCCTTTGAGCAGCAGAGTACACTTTACTGTCTCGTCCTTCCTGTAGACCAGGCTGACACTGATGTGGCTGATGGGATTTACCTCGGTAAGACACTGAATTTGtttgatgagtgtgtgttgtatgtagaaaaacaacaacaacaagctttaTGTTGCATACATAAATAGAAGAAGAGAAATACTGTTCATCGTAATTATAGATGAATTTATGAAATGCCAACCGAGTTCTGCACtttctgaatgaaatgtaaaatgacttCACGTTCCCCAGCTGGTTTCCGGCGTAGCTTCCGTCTGTGGAGGAGGACGTCCTACAGGAGGAGGCGGCAGTCCTGCACCTCCTGCTCCCCCGACACCAGCTCCCTCTGCCCCCCCTACGAGGAGGTGGCTCTGTACCAGCGCCCCCCCCAGGAGAACCACCGCCTCGTCATCCTGCTCGGTATTAAATAATCAGTTAGGAGCTCCGTTAGTCTCTCAGTGTTTGAGACCAGTGCGCCTCCATCACATCAGTCTCCATCTTCTAGACCCAGAGTGAGAGGGCATGATTTCACTGACGGCTTCCTTTCTGTCCTGCTCAGGTGCGACCAGAGTTGGAGTAAATGAACTGAGGAAAGGTCTGGTCAAACTGAACCCGTCCACCTTCCAGGGACCCGTACCCCGTATGTGCCTCCACTCAATCTTTAAAGTGCCTTGGTGCACTCCATGGTGCATAACTTGCAGGTTATTGTTGGTTAAAACACAAAGTTTATACGTCTTTGCTCCAACATAATAGTGTTTCCAATCCAGATTAAGAGAAGAGaaatgagaaacagaaacagaaatgagagaaaagaacaaaaaaggtgAATGACGTAATAATGGGAACTTTTTAATAGCTTCTTGCATGAAATGTTAGACCTATTTTAATGCGATTCATAAATCATTACACTGATCTGAGGGACTTTGATTGTAGTTCTTAAATgcaacatgatttaaaaaacagaagaaaacaacgtcacatttttaatgattttttaagactttaaaaaagattttaatgtcaaaatgaattcattcaAAACTGTTGATTCACTATATCAGCATGGGGCAATCCACTTTCATGTGAGGCTTGAAGAAAACgttctgtttatattttttaaatatactgaaAAGTATGTGAGGTGAATACTGAGTTTTGATTGGctgtct
This genomic stretch from Eleginops maclovinus isolate JMC-PN-2008 ecotype Puerto Natales chromosome 7, JC_Emac_rtc_rv5, whole genome shotgun sequence harbors:
- the LOC134867539 gene encoding MAGUK p55 subfamily member 4-like isoform X2: MRQTIDEGVREVLSCVVEDVGHAVTRNVDGAQLLHELLNAPWLRALLQIYECLLDFEMATPTPLLPYASGLSHEIVSAVQVIQHPSAEARELHHLLSTPHIQALLSSHDSVAQSDFGPVLPPLPDDMPEDEEAMRIVCLVKNNQPLGATIRRDEKTGAVYIARVIHGGLADRSGLLHSGDLLVEVNGNPVAGLEPEQVIQILMNSHGTILFKVIPDAAQSSSSHKSVFMKAMVDYCPLQDVCSPCPDAGMAFCRGELLEVVDQTDGRWWQARKLPSSSACAGLIPSASMLRSKQREQWWCQPLQVHTCIKPLTLGGNAEDSQTPADENCPATDQADTDVADGIYLAGFRRSFRLWRRTSYRRRRQSCTSCSPDTSSLCPPYEEVALYQRPPQENHRLVILLGATRVGVNELRKGLVKLNPSTFQGPVPHTTRPIRTGEQTGREYHFITRELFEYMVCNHRFVEYGEYKGHLYGTSTDSIDDVLQRGRMCIIDVEPHSIQPLRSRKLKPFVIFIKPPAADRLRETRRNARILSSCRESRAFREEDFVHLEETSRLIEEKYKQFFDFTLENNELHDSCRRLCSVIQEAQEEPQWIPVSWSREE
- the LOC134867539 gene encoding MAGUK p55 subfamily member 4-like isoform X1, translating into MRQTIDEGVREVLSCVVEDVGHAVTRNVDGAQLLHELLNAPWLRALLQIYECLLDFEMATPTPLLPYASGLSHEIVSAVQVIQHPSAEARELHHLLSTPHIQALLSSHDSVAQSDFGPVLPPLPDDMPEDEEAMRIVCLVKNNQPLGATIRRDEKTGAVYIARVIHGGLADRSGLLHSGDLLVEVNGNPVAGLEPEQVIQILMNSHGTILFKVIPDAAQSSSSHKSVFMKAMVDYCPLQDVCSPCPDAGMAFCRGELLEVVDQTDGRWWQARKLPSSSACAGLIPSASMLRSKQREQWWCQPLQVHTCIKPLTLGGNAEDSQTPADENCPATDQADTDVADGIYLAGFRRSFRLWRRTSYRRRRQSCTSCSPDTSSLCPPYEEVALYQRPPQENHRLVILLGATRVGVNELRKGLVKLNPSTFQGPVPHTTRPIRTGEQTGREYHFITRELFEYMVCNHRFVEYGEYKGHLYGTSTDSIDDVLQRGRMCIIDVEPHSIQPLRSRKLKPFVIFIKPPAADRLRETRRNARILSSCRESRAFRVRGARVSHKPITNQGGGLCASGGDVPFDRGKIQTVFRLHAGEQRAARLLQEALLRHTGSTGGAAVDPRQLEQRGVRRKRLKRRKKSSEEGEEEEEEQ